A single genomic interval of Aedes aegypti strain LVP_AGWG chromosome 1, AaegL5.0 Primary Assembly, whole genome shotgun sequence harbors:
- the LOC110674308 gene encoding FLYWCH-type zinc finger-containing protein 1-like, producing the protein MSSSESEEFFGYSASPGPSSKAAETKDFKFIRTARGKEKLLYQGYFYHLNKKSEGVTYWDCEFRRTPTAAGPCKGRAMLRADKLSVKGTHNHEPNALKAEVSEFRSKLHTRAAESNEKPEKVIRAVSAGTSAELP; encoded by the exons ATGTCTTCGAGTGAATCCGAGGAGTTTTTCGGCTACTCCGCAAGCCCTGGACCAAGCTCGAAAGCAGCGGAAACGAAGGATTTCAAATTCATCCGAACGGCACGTGGTAAAGAAAAACTGCTCTACCAAGGATATTTTTACCACTTGAATAAAAAG agTGAAGGTGTAACCTATTGGGACTGTGAATTCCGGAGAACCCCGACAGCAGCAGGACCATGCAAAGGACGTGCCATGCTCAGAGCTGACAAACTTAGCGTGAAAGGCACTCACAACCATGAGCCAAACGCTCTGAAGGCAGAAGTCTCGGAGTTTCGGTCTAAGCTACACACAAgagcagctgagagcaacgaaAAGCCGGAAAAGGTTATCCGAGCAGTATCCGCAGGAACATCAGCAGAG CTTCCATGA